In Salmo trutta chromosome 16, fSalTru1.1, whole genome shotgun sequence, a genomic segment contains:
- the LOC115150948 gene encoding uncharacterized protein C3orf18 homolog, with amino-acid sequence MDSTMAKTSASFLSTVSSMTPTSMTSLLAVTTDARMERDNVTASRTTLMTSTITITTTNETSYNATKLSEVALEGSGMGMVLVPFGIITVIGLALVMMLYIRKRKRLEKLRHQLMPMYNFDPAEEQDDLEQELLDHNRDGNLTGSNNKTLTTSQGMTQRPSRLVFTDVANVLNA; translated from the exons ATGGATTCGACCATGGCCAAAACCAGCGCTAGCTTTCTCTCCACTGTCTCCAGCATGACCCCCACCTCCATGACCTCCCTCCTCGCCGTTACCACGGACGCAAGGATGGAACGGGACAATGTCACCGCATCCAGAACAACACTCATGACCAGTACCATTACTATAACAACAACCAACGAGACAAGCTACAACGCCACCAAGCTGTCAGAGGTGGCGTTAGAAGGCTCGGGGATGGGCATGGTGCTGGTGCCCTTTGGCATCATCACCGTAATTGGCCTGGCATTGGTCATG ATGTTGTATATCAGGAAACGGAAGAG ACTGGAGAAGCTGAGGCACCAGCTGATGCCCATGTATAACTTTGACCCGGCAGAGGAACAGGATGACCTGGAACAGGAACTACTGGACCACAACCGGGACGGCAACCTCACAGGATCCAATAACAAG ACTCTCACCACCTCCCAGGGGATGACGCAGAGGCCCAGTCGCCTGGTCTTTACAGACGTAGCCAACGTTCTCAATGCATAA
- the LOC115150949 gene encoding high mobility group protein HMGI-C — MSNSGTKEPSPQPGVAQSPASTPPRRGRGRPRKQQQEPTGPPTPKRPRGRPRGSKNKGPRATPKKVEPVGERRPRGRPRKWPQKAVQEVIQEQQSPSEETEGPSQSQSLPAEASPSQAPAQEVEEGE; from the exons ATGAGCAACAGTGGGACCAAGGAGCCGTCACCACAGCCAGGTGTGGCCCAATCACCTGCCTCCACACCTCCACGCAGGGGCCGGGGACGCCCACGGAAACAACAGCAG GAGCCCACTGGCCCCCCAACCCCAAAGAGACCCAGAGGACGACCCAGAGGAAGCAAGAACAAGGGGCCTCGTGCCACACCCAAG AAAGTAGAGCCAGTCGGGGAGAGAAGACCTCGGGGCCGGCCAAGGAAATGG CCCCAGAAAGCAGTTCAAGAGGTAATCCAGGAACAGCAG AGTCCTTCAGAAGAAACTGAGGGCCCCTCACAGTCACAGTCTCTGCCCGCTGAGGCTTCGCCATCTCAGGCTCCAGCCCAGGAAGTGGAAGAGGGGGAATAG